The genomic stretch CATCAATAAATAAAATATCACCTTCTTCTAAGTTTGTTAAAATTGCGGCTAGATCACCTGATTTTTCAATCATAGGTCCAGCTGTAATTTTGATATTTGTATCCATTTCATTTGAAATTAAATATGAAATAGTAGTTTTTCCAAGTCCTGGAGGTCCATAAAATAAAATATGGTCTAAGGCTTCATTTCTTTTTCTAGAAGCTTCAATAAAAACTTTTAGATTTCTTTTTATTTTTTCTTGACCAATATAATCATCCCAAGAAGAGGGTCTTAAACTTACTTCGTTATTCTCTTCTTCAAAAGATATTGATTCAACTTCTACTATTCTTTCCATATTTAGTATTCTTCATCTTTAGAAGGGAAAGTTTTATCTTGAACGTCATTTCTATATTGATTAACTGCTTCTTTTACAAGTGTTGCACCATCTAAATAGTGTCTTACAAATTTAGGTTTAAAAGCTTCAAAGAAACCTAACATATCAGACCAAACTAGTACTTGACCATCCGTTACATTTCCTGCACCAATTCCAATAATTGGAATATTTACAGCTTTTGTAATTTCCAATGCTGCATCACTCATAACACCTTCTACAACAATTGCAAAAGCACCTGCTTTTTCAACTGCTATGGCATCTTGGATTAATTGAAGAGTATCTTCTTGCGTTTTTCCCCTAACTTTATATCCACCTTCACTTCGTACATATTGTGGCATAAGTCCAATATGTCCCATAACGGCAATTGAATTAGAAGTTAAATGTTTAATAATATTAGCTCTATCTTCTCCACCTTCAATTTTGACAGCACTTGCATTTGTTTCTTGATAAACTTTTACTGCATTTTCTAAAGCTTGTGTTTCATTTATATATGACCCAAAAGGCATATCTAAAATTACAAAGGATTTTGGAGCACCTGTGCATACTGCATTTGTATGATAAATCATTTGATCTAATGTTGCTGAAAGTGTATCAGGCTTTCCTGCAAAACTCATATTTAAACTATCACCAACTAAAATCATATCTGCGATTTCTTCAAAAAGTTTTGAGAATAGGGCATCGTATGCTGTTATCATTGTAATCTTTTTGTTATTCTTAAAATTCTTAATTTTAGATATATTCATTTTTTCAAAATCATTTTTTATTATACTCATTTTATTTATCCCATTTATTAGCGTAATAGATATTTTAGCAAAAAAAACCTTCTAATAAATAAATAAGAGTTTTAATAGTTTCCTAAAGAGAGAATAAACTTGATTTTAGATAATATGTAAACATTAATTAATTAGGATATATTTTAATGAGTAATAATATTGATAAAAAACTTGTAGGTTATATTACTGCTTCTTACCCTGAAAACAATTTTACAGTTGATTTGAGTTTAAGTATGAAAGAAGCAGGTGTTGATACATTAGAGTTGGGAATTCCCTTTTCTGATCCTGTTGCTGATGGACCTGTAATTGAAAAAGCAAATTTACTTGCTTTAAATAATGGTTTTAAATTAAGTGACCTTTTTGAAGTTTCTTCAAAAATAGCACCTCAAATGGATACTTTATGGATGGGTTATATGAATCCATTTTATAAGTATGGAATAGAAAACTTTTTAAAAAAAGCTGAAGAATATGGTATTAGTGGAACTATTATTCCTGATGTTCCTTATGAAATGGCAGAAAATATTTTGCCTTTATATAAAAAATATAATAAAGCTAATATATCATTTGTAGCTCCAACAGATAGTGAAGCTAGAATTAAAGAAATTATTAGTGATAGTCAAAAATTTATTTATATGGTGGCTTATGCAGGAATCACAGGAAGTGGTCAAAGTGAAGATTTGAGTACAATAATCTCAAATGTAAGAAAATATACAAAAACTCCTTTATACATTGGTTTTGGTGTTGATGCAAAAACATGTAAAGAAAAATCGCAAGGTGTTGATGGTGTAATTGTTGGTAGTGCTTTTGTAAAACATATAATTGATGATTCATTATCTTACAATGAAAAAATCACAAAAATTTCTGCAATTGCAAAAGAAATAAAAGAAAAAATAAACGAATAATTATGCATATTTTAAATAAAGATATTGAATTTATTGAAGAACAAAGAGCTTGTTCTTATTTTGAAAATAAAATATCTGATATTAGATATAAATATATGTATGCTTGTTCTCCAAATTCTTATCAAACTATGCTTGAACGAGGTTGGAGAAGATTTGGAAGAATGCATTTTGTACCTGAGTGTAAATTTTGTACAAAATGTGTTTCTATGAGAATTGATGTTAAAAATTATAAATTCTCAAAATCAGAAAATAGGGTAATAAATAAGAATAAAGATACAAAACTTTATATAAGACCTCCTTCTATGACTATGGAACATTTAGATTTATATGATAAATATCATGAGTTTATGAATAGAAAAAAAGATTGGCCGTATTCTCCTATTGAACCTGATGAATATTCAAAATCTTACGTTGAATCAAGTGAAAGCTATGCAAAAGAATTTTTATATATGAGAGATGATAAATTAATAGCTGTTGCACTTGTGGATATTTTACCAAATGCAATTTCTTCTATTTATTGTTATTATGATCATGATTATGCAGATTTATCTTTGGGAAAATTCTCAATATTAGCCCAAATAAAAATTGCAAAAGAGATGAATATACCTTATATATATTTAGGATATTGGATTAAAGATCATTTTTCTATGGGATATAAAGAAGCTTATACTCCTTTTGAAGTATTAACTAATAGACCAAACTTAGAAGAAGAAACAATTTGGAAAAAATATGAATTATAATATAATAGTAATTATAAGTGTTATTATTTGTGCTATAATTTCTTTGTTACTTAGTTATTATGGTGTATTATTATTTCTAGATGAAAATAGCAGTCTTTTTAAAATAGCACAATTAATCGTAGCAATAGTGTCTATGACAACATTCTATGCTCCTATAAAGTATTTATTATTAAAATATATGGACATTGATTTAAGTGAAAGTGAGAATATAAATGATTAAATATTTATTTCCTTTTTTGTTTTTTATAACAATAGCAAATGCAGAAAATATAAATACAAATAGTGAAAAATTAATTAATAATGAGGAATCTACAAAAAATATAGATGAAATTAATATTGAACCATCAGTTGATTGTTTAATTTTAGAAGATGAGAATTCTATTATTTGTAAATTTGAAACAAATAGAGTGCATGAAAATGAATCTATAATTGTTCAATGGATTGATCCTGAAGGTAAAATATCTAGAAGTAGAAATATGCTTGTACCTGTTGGTAATGCTTCAATTTATGATTATAGATATATTAAAGGTAGAGCTCTTGGTGAATGGACTTTTAAAGTTATAGAAAAAGACAAAGAGTATTCAACAAAATTTCAATTAAAGTAATTAATTGTATAAGATAAAATCTTATACAATTAACTTCATAATATTATATGCAACAAATGATAACACCCAAGCTGTTGTAGTAGTAAATACAAATAAATAAGCTAAATATTTCCATCCTCCAGCTTCTCTTGCAAATACCATTGATGCAGCTAAACAAGGTAAATAAATCATTACAAATACAATAAATGATACAGCTGATGCAAAAGGAATATTATTTCTTATTTTTTCAATTAATCCTTTTGAATTTTCATCATTGTCTTCTCCTAAACCATATAAAATACCTAATGTAGAAATTACAATTTCTTTTGCAGCTAGCCCTGTTTCAAGTGCAACTGTCATTTTCCAATCATAGCCTAAAGGTGCAAAAAATGGTTCTGAAAATTTACCAATTTTTCCTAAGTATGAATTTTCTAAATTATATAAAGCTAATTTATCAGCTAAATAATTTTGTTCTTCTTCACTTGAAGCTTGTTCA from Poseidonibacter antarcticus encodes the following:
- a CDS encoding arginyltransferase, which encodes MHILNKDIEFIEEQRACSYFENKISDIRYKYMYACSPNSYQTMLERGWRRFGRMHFVPECKFCTKCVSMRIDVKNYKFSKSENRVINKNKDTKLYIRPPSMTMEHLDLYDKYHEFMNRKKDWPYSPIEPDEYSKSYVESSESYAKEFLYMRDDKLIAVALVDILPNAISSIYCYYDHDYADLSLGKFSILAQIKIAKEMNIPYIYLGYWIKDHFSMGYKEAYTPFEVLTNRPNLEEETIWKKYEL
- the trpA gene encoding tryptophan synthase subunit alpha; translation: MSNNIDKKLVGYITASYPENNFTVDLSLSMKEAGVDTLELGIPFSDPVADGPVIEKANLLALNNGFKLSDLFEVSSKIAPQMDTLWMGYMNPFYKYGIENFLKKAEEYGISGTIIPDVPYEMAENILPLYKKYNKANISFVAPTDSEARIKEIISDSQKFIYMVAYAGITGSGQSEDLSTIISNVRKYTKTPLYIGFGVDAKTCKEKSQGVDGVIVGSAFVKHIIDDSLSYNEKITKISAIAKEIKEKINE
- the panB gene encoding 3-methyl-2-oxobutanoate hydroxymethyltransferase, with product MSIIKNDFEKMNISKIKNFKNNKKITMITAYDALFSKLFEEIADMILVGDSLNMSFAGKPDTLSATLDQMIYHTNAVCTGAPKSFVILDMPFGSYINETQALENAVKVYQETNASAVKIEGGEDRANIIKHLTSNSIAVMGHIGLMPQYVRSEGGYKVRGKTQEDTLQLIQDAIAVEKAGAFAIVVEGVMSDAALEITKAVNIPIIGIGAGNVTDGQVLVWSDMLGFFEAFKPKFVRHYLDGATLVKEAVNQYRNDVQDKTFPSKDEEY